CTCCGGCCACGGCGTGTTCAGGGTGGTGCCGGGCGGCAGGGCGCTCTCCGGCAGCGTCACGTCGCGGAACTCGACCTGATCGGGCGTGGCGAAGCGCAGGGTCTCGGCCACACCGTTCTCCTCGACCAGCCGGGCGACCGCCGCGCCCTTGCTGCCGTACACGCGCAGTTCCACGCCGGGGTAGTTGCCCACCGCGATGTACGAGGTCTGGAGCATGCCCTGCGCGCCGCTGGCGAACTCGGCCAGCGCGACCGTGCCGTCCTCGACCCGGATGCGTTGCAGGCCGTCACCATGGCCGCGCACCACGCGTTCGGGCACGAAGTTGCTCATGCTGCCGATCACGTTGGCGTACTCGCCCACGCACCAGCGCACCAGATCGATCAGGTGCGAGCCGTAGCCCACGATGGACGACGGAATCAGCGCGCCGAAGTCCGCGCCGCGCGGCACCTGCCGCAGCGGGAAATGCGGGTCGAGGAACTGCGAGTTCTGCTCCAGACCGTGCACGTGGTAGATCTCGCCCAGCGTGCCGTCCTTGATCCACGTGTGGATCTGCCGGATGGCCGGCGAGTAGCGGAACGTGAAGCCCAGTTTGGTGCGCACGCCGGCCTTCTGCGCTTCCCTCGCCGCCATGAACGCGTCGGCGGCGTCGTGCGCCAGAGGTTTTTCCGACAGCACGTGCTTGCCTGCGCGGATGGCGTCGAGGCTCAGCGGCAGGTGGGTGTCGGTCGGGGTGCAGACGTCCACCATCTGCACCTCTGGGTCGCGCAGCATGTCGCGGTGGTCGGTGTACACGCGCTCGATGCCGAACTTCGCCGCCAGGGCGTGGGCGCGTTCCGGCACCGTGTCGCAGATCGCCACCAGCCGCGCGCGGTCGTATGCATGGTAGCCGGGCAGGTGCGCGGACTCGGCCCACGCGTGCGCGCCGATCACGCCGACCCCCAATCGCTGCCCCGATTCCTGGCCGCTCATGGCAGCGCCTTGCCGAGGCTCTGCACGTAGCCCTCGAGCTCATCGTAGTTGTGGAAGCCCAGCGGTCGGGTGCCGTCCTCGATTTCGTAGATCATCTCGCACAGCTTCGCGTTCAGCCGCGCGTCGGCCCCGACCCGCTCGGCGTACGCGACCAGTTTGCCGTTCGAGGAGCGCACCTCGGAGGGGCGGCCCCGGTACACGATGTCCCACCAGATGCCCGAGCCCTTCTTCTTGAACTGGTGCGTGGCGGGCTTCTGGTCCTTCTTGAGCAGCCAGATGGCGTGCCGGATGTTCGCCAGCAGCTTCTCGGTGTCCTCGGGCGTCTGCGGCTTGTAGTTGGCGGGGTCGAAGAAGTCGAAGGCCTCGACGGTGATGCCGTTCGCCTCCGCGATCTCCAGCGCCTCGCGCACCACCGCGCCGGCCACGCGGGCGTAGCGTTCCACCCCCAGCGTCTCGGTCACGGACGCGTCGGCCAGTGCGCTGAACACCACCTGGGCGCTGTAGACCTCCTTGGCCCAGATCTGGCCCCAGATGTTGTCACTGAGCTGCACCTCGGTCAGGGCGCCCAGCGCGGCGGCGAGTTCCGCCAGGCGCGGTGTGCGCTCGCCGGTCATCTCGCCGAGCTGGATCGGCCCCTCGTGCACGAACTCGATATAGCCGGGATCGACCAGGGCGCCGCCGTAGTTGGGAATGGAGCCCATCACGCGTTCCCTGCCGCCCACACCCGCCGCTTCCAGGCGCGCGATGATGTCCGGCTCGTTGAAACCGTTCTGGTACGACACGACGAAGGTGTCGGGGCCGAAGTGCGGCAGCACGCTCTCCAGCGCGTCCAGCGTGTGCTGGGACTTCGTGGCGATCAGCACGGCCTCCAGCGGCCCCTGCAGTTCGTGGGGGTGCAGCGCCCTGACGGTGTATTGACGCTCGCCGCGCACGCCGTCCACGCGCAGGCCGTGCTGTTTGAGGGCGTCGATGTGTTCAGCCCAGCGGTCGACGAGCGTCACGTCGTGCCCGGCCTCGGTCATCCAGGCGCCGGCGAGCCCGCCGATGGCGCCCGCGCCGATGATGGTGATCTTCATGGGTGCGTTCTCCTGTAGAAATTGAATACGGTTCAGCTGCGCGGGTCGAGCGCGTCGCGCAGGCCGTCGCCGAGGAAATTCACGGCCAGGACCGTGATCAGGATCATCAGTCCGGGGAACAGGGCCAGCCACGGCGCGCTCTGGAGCCACTGGCTGGCGTAGTTCAGCAGGTTGCCCCACGTGGGGGTGGGCGGCTGCACGCCCAGGCCCAGGAACGACAGGGCGGATTCGAGCATGATCCCGCTGCCCACCGCGAGCGTGGTGGCGACGATGATCGGCCCCAGGGCGTTGGGGAGGATGTGGCGGAACATGATGCGGTTGTTGCTGCCGCCCAGCGCGCGGGACGCTTCCACGAACTCGCGCTCGCGCAGGCTGAGGAACTGGCCGCGCACCAGCCGCGCCGTGCCCATCCAGCCCAGGATGCCGATGATGCCGACGAGCAGCGCCACGTTGGGGCGCAGCATGCCGGAGAGCAGGATCACCAGCGGCAGCAGCGGGATGCACAGCACCACGTCGGTCACGCGCATCAGCACGCTGTCGATCACGCCGCGGTAGTACCCGGCCAGCGAGCCGATCAGGGTGCCGACCAGCGTGGCGAGCAGGGCGCTGGCCAGGCCGACCGCGAGCGACACGCGGGCGCCGTACAGCACGCGGGTGAAGGCGTCGCGCCCGAGCTGGTCCGTGCCCATCAGGTGGGCGCGGCTGGGCGGCTGCGGCTGGCCCATGATGTTCAGGTCCTGGCCGTCGAAGGCGTACGGCGCGATCTGCGGCGCGAAGATGGCGAGCAGCCCCAGCACGCACAGCACGACCAGGCCGGTCACGGCCAGCCGGTGCCGCAGGAAGCGGCGCAGGAACAGCCGCCACGGGGTGTCGGCGGGCCGGCGCCGGGTGGTGGGCAGGGTGGCGTCACTCATAACGGATCCTGGGATCGACCGCCGCGTACGCGAGGTCCGCGAGCAGGTTGCTGAGGATCAGGGCGAAGGAACCGGCCATCATCAGCGCCATCAGCACCGGGTAGTCGCGGCCGTTCATGCTCTCGATGAAGAGCCGCCCGATGCCGGGCCACGCGAAGATCGTCTCGGTGATCACGGCGCCCGACAGGATGGTGGCAAAGTCCAGCGCGACCACCGTGATGATCGGAATCAGGGCGTTGCGCAGGGCGTGGTGCACCACGACCCGGCCGGCGGTCAGGCCCTTGGCGCGGGCGGTGCGGACGTAGTCCTGGCCCAGCACCTCGACCATGCTCGAGCGCATGTAGCGGCTCCAGCCGGCGACCGACGCGAAGGCCAGGATGCACGCGGGGAGGATCAGGTGGTGGATCAGGTCGAGCACCGAGTCGCTGCCGATGGTCTGGATGCCAGCCGAGGGCAGGAGGCGCCACTGCACGGCGAACAGCAGTTGCAGCATCAGCGCCAGCCAGAACACCGGCATGCTCACGCCCAGGAACGACAGGAAGGTGATGAGGTAGTCCACGCCGCTGTACCGGCGCACAGCGCTCACGATACCCAGCGGCAGCGCGATCAGCAGCGACAGCACGAAGCTGGTGCCGCCCAGGATCAGGGTCGGCCCGATGCGCTCGGCGATCTCCTGCGTGACCGGCCGCGCCGTGCGGATGGAATAGCCCCACTCGCCGGTGAAGAACGCCGTGACCCACGACACGTACTGCACCGGCAGCGGCTGGTCGAGCCCAAAGGCCGTGCGCATCTGCGCCAGCGCCTCGGGACTCACCGAGGGGTTGTCGGCGTACACGTCGAGCGGCCCACCGGGCGCGAGGTGCAGCACGCCGAACAGCAGCAGCGAGACGCCGAGCAGCAGGGGCACCGTGCCCAGCAGGCGTTTGAGGAGGTGCGTCGCGTTCACAGAAAGTCCTCTGGGGTGGACGGGCCAGGTCCGCCCACCCCCTTAGTCCTACTTGTTCAGGTACCAGCCGCTGGTGTTCACGAAGTTGGTCATGTTCGTCGGGTTGGGCACGAAGCCGCCCAGTTTCTCGGTCACGGCGATCATCGAGGGGTTGCTGGTCACGGGAATGCTGGGCAGGTCCGTCATGAGTTCGGTCTGGAACTCGCGCAGGGCGGCGGTGCGCTGCGCCGGGTCGAGGGTGCTCTCGGCGCGGGCCAGGATCGCGTCGATCTTGGCGCTGGCGTAGCCCTGGCCGTTGTTCACGCCCTTGGAGCCGAAGAACACGCTGTAGGTGGGGTCGGCCGACGTGATCCAGCCGCCGTAGAACAGGTCGTAGTTGCCCTTGTAGCGCGCGTCGCGGAACGCCACGCCGGACTTGTTGTCGGGCTGGAGTTCGATGCCGGCCTGCTTGAGCGACGCGATGATGACCTGCTCGGCGTCCTCGTCGGTGGAGCGTCCGGCCTGGGCCATGATCTTGAAGCTCATGCGCTTGCCGTCCTTGACGCGGATGCCGTCGGAGCCGACCTTCCAGCCGGCGGCGTCGAGCAGCTGCTGGGCGCGCGCGAGGTTGTAGTCATACTTGGGCACGGCCGGGTTGGTGTACGAGAACACCGGCACGACCACCGTGTTGATGGGCGTGGGGTAGCCGCCCAGCGCCTTGCTGACCGCCGACTTGTTCAGCGCGTACGCGAAGGCCTTGCGGACGTTGGGGTCCTTGAACGCGTCGATGGTCTTGAGGTTGAAGTCCAGGTGCTGCCAGCTCAGGACGCTGTTCTTGACGACCTTCAGGCCGGGCACGTTGTCGAGCTGCGTGACCTGCGAGTACGGAATGCCGTACGCGAGCTGCACTTCGCCGGTCCGCAGCTGCGTGACCAGGGTGTTGCTGTCGGGGATGATCTTGAAGACCATGCCGTCGAGGTACGGGAGCTGCACGCCCTTGCTGTCCTTGCGCCAGTAGTACGGGTTGCGCTCCAGGATCACGTACTGGCCGCGCTTGAATTCCTTGACCTTGAACGGCCCGGTACCCAGGGGCTTTTCGTTGTAGGTGTCGGTGTTCAGGTCCTTGCCGTCGAGCGTGTGCTTGGGCAGGATGCCGAAGGTGAACAGCGTGCTCATGAAATCCGGCGCCACGCGCTTGTAGTTCACGACCACGGTGGTGGCGTTGGGCGTGTCGATCGAGGCGATGTCCTCGGTGCCGTCCTTGCTCTCCGCGATGAACTTGGGGTTCTTGACCGCTTCCCACGTGAACTTCACGTCGGCGGAGGTCAGGGGCTCGCCGTCGGACCACTTCACGCCGCTCCGCAGGCGGTACGTGACGGTCATGCTCTTGCCGTCCGGCGCGATCTTGATACCGCCGTTGCGCACGGTGGGCACCTGGGTGGCGAGCACCGGCACGTAGTTCGCCTTGGCGTCGGGCGCGACCAGACCCTCGACCACCGCGGCCTGGACGTCACCGAGGAAGCCGGTGGAGTACACGTTCAGGGTGTCGATGTCGTAGCCCAGGCCGACGGTGAGGGTGCCGCCGCGCTGCTGCGCCGCCGCCATTCCGCCCAGCAGAATGGCAGTCGCGGTGAGGGTGCGCAGGGCATTTCGGGATGCGGAATGCGTGAAACGGATGTTCCGGGACATGATGAAACCTCCACAAAATGGGGCAGTGATCAATCTCCACAGGGCCGACGGGTTTCTCGTGAAACGCCTGAATTGTAGGGAGCATTGCAGCACAAAGTCAACATCCGCTCAAGGCCAATTTCACGATGCGGAATGAGAGCAGGGCGAAGTCATTCCACGATCCGGAATTTGCGCTACGCTTGGAGCGGAGGTCACAATGCCCACCCAAGACATGACGGTCCAGGATCAGGAACTCGGCCAGCGCCTCACCGCGCTCACCATCGGCATGGATCAGCTCGAGCGCCGGCTGTCGCGCGGCCACGGCGTGCTCGACAGCGAGGGCCTGGTGCCCATCTATCTCGGCCAGGACCTGGTGCCCACGCCCAACTACCAGGACTGGGAGGAAGTGCACAGCGAACTCGCCGCGCTGGACGACGCCACCCGCCAGCTCGGCACCGGCCCCCGGCGCGCCTTCCTGGAGGACATGCTGCGGTCCCTGCGCACCGCCGCGCGGCTGTTCGAGGGCGAGGAACTCAGCTTCAAGGAGAAGCTTGAGCAGCTCGTGGGCGTGCCGGCCGAACCGGTCAGCGACGACGTCATCCACGACCTGCAGGCGACCATCGACGCCCTGCTGGTGCAGGCCGGGTACGTGGACGGCACCCTCGCCCAGCGGGTGCAGCGCTGGGAGGCCGACGGCGCCGTCGCGGCGGGCGACCTCGGGAGCACCTTCACCGCCCTGATGCGCGAGGCCCAGGAGCGCACCGACGCGCTGATCTACCCCACCGGCGACTACACCATGGCGCTGAACGAGGTGCGCGGCGTGCCCTTCACCGCCCGCTGCAACTTCAACGCCGGCCAGATGGACCTGAATGTCGATCTGAACTTCACCCGCTCGGCCCTCAAGCATCTGGTGTGCCACGAGGTCTTCCCCGGCCACTCCACGCAGCTGCTGTATACCCGCGACGCGGCCGAGCGCGGCGAGAGTACCGCCGACGTGCTGCTGTGCACCGCCAACGCCGTCACCGGCTGTGTCCAGGAGGGCATCGGCGACCAGGGCGTGCACCTGATCGACTGGGTGGAGGACACCAACGACGCGATTCACATGACGCTGCGGCGCCTGCGCTCGTCGAGCGCCACCAGCGCCGCGTGGTACCAGATGGGCGCCGGCTGGAGTGAGGACCGGGTGCGCGCGTTCCTGGAGGCGTCGAGCTTCGGGCAGCGCGTGTGGATCGACGGCCGCATCCGCTTCGCCAGCTACAGCTTCCGGGGACCCTTCATCGCGTCGTACTGGCACGGCGACGAGGCGGTGCGCACGGTGCGCGAGCGCATTCGCCCCGACCAGCGCGCGGCCTTTATCGAAACCCTGTACGGTCAGATGCACTCGCCCCGGAGCCTCATGATGTTCCAAGCGTGAGCACGAGACGACCATGAGCGAAAACGTCCAGAGCATCGAGCGGGCCCTGACCCTGATCAACGCCATCGTGGACGCGCAGCGCCCGCTGAGCATCGCCGAACTCTCGCAGGCGGCCGGGCTCGCGCCCAGCACCATCCACCGCATCGTGCAGACCCTGGCCGCCAACGGCTACATCCACCAGGACCACGCCAGCAAGCGCTACGACATCGGCCCGGAGATCGTGGAGATCAGCCGCGCCCTGTACCTGCGCTACGACCTGGTGCGGCGCGTGCGGCCGTACCTGCAAGACCTCGTGGACCTCACCGGCGAGACCGCGCACCTGGCAGAGCTGTACGGCACCGGCGCCATGTACCTCAGCCAGCTCGAACCCCTGAGCATGGTGCGCATGTTCACCACGCCGGGGTCGATTGCGCCGCTGTACTGCAGCGACGTGGGCAAGCTGTTCCTCGCGGACCTGCCCCCCGCCCGCGTGGCGGACATCATCCAGAAGACGGGTCTGCGCCCGCGCACGCCGCACACCATCACCAGCGTGGGCGACCTCGAGGCGGCCCTCCAGGTCGTGCGCGAGCAGGGCTACGCCGAGGACGACGAGGAGCGCGAGATCGGCGTGCGCTGCCTGTCGGCCCCGATCCTCAACGGCGCTGGCAAGGTCATCGCGGCTGTGGGGATCGCCGGCTCCAGCGGCCGGCTCCTCAAAGAACGCGTGCCGGAACTCGCCACCTACGTCCGGCAGGTGGCGGACCGCGCCGCGACCGAGCTGATCCTGCAACCCCAGTCCGAACCGGAGGCCCACGGCTCATGAGCGAGAGCACCCGCCTCGAAATCACCGCCGCCGAGCATGCCGGGCGCCGCGCCCGGCTCGCGCAGCGGCTCCAGGACGAGGGCCTGGACGCGATCTGCGTGTTCGGCCCGGTGCGCGTCGCGTACCTGACCGGCTTCCACTTCGCGGCGACCGAGCGCCCTGTGGGCGTGGTCCTGAGCGACACCGGCGAGGTGACGACGCTGCTGCCCGCGCTGGAGGAAACGCACTTTGCCCAGCAGTGCCCGGACCTGCCCGCCCCCCTGACCTACCCCGAGTACCCCGGCGGCGGCACGGGCCGCCATCCCCTGAGCGTGCTGGCCGACCACCTGCGCGCCCGCTTCCCGGCGGCGCGCCGCATCGCCGCGGACCACGACGGCTACGAGAACCGCTGGGGCTACCGCGGCCCGGCGCTCTCCGCCCTGCTGGGCCAGCCGGTGCACCCCGGCCTGGAGCTGATCGACGACCTGCGCATGGTCAAGAGCGCCGCGGAAATCGAGCTGATCCGCGAGGCCTGCCGCTGGGGCGATCACGCGCACCGGGTGATGCAGAACTCCATCGCGCCCGGCGCGAACGAATTGCTGGTGTCGCACGGCGCCAGCCTCCAGGCCACCCGCGACATGCTCGCGGCGCTGGGCGAGCGGTACGTGCCCAAGAGCCGCGAGGGCCTGCCCGCCAACGCCATGTTCATCAGCGGTGCGAACACCGCGCACCCGCACGGCCTGCACCAGAGCGTGGGCGTGATGGCCGGCGACGTGCTCGTGACCGGCGCGTACGGCACCGTGGGCGGCTACGAGAGCGAACTCGAACGCACCATGCACGTGGGCGACCCGACGCCCGAGTTCGAGCGCTACTTCGC
This is a stretch of genomic DNA from Deinococcus metalli. It encodes these proteins:
- a CDS encoding IclR family transcriptional regulator — protein: MSENVQSIERALTLINAIVDAQRPLSIAELSQAAGLAPSTIHRIVQTLAANGYIHQDHASKRYDIGPEIVEISRALYLRYDLVRRVRPYLQDLVDLTGETAHLAELYGTGAMYLSQLEPLSMVRMFTTPGSIAPLYCSDVGKLFLADLPPARVADIIQKTGLRPRTPHTITSVGDLEAALQVVREQGYAEDDEEREIGVRCLSAPILNGAGKVIAAVGIAGSSGRLLKERVPELATYVRQVADRAATELILQPQSEPEAHGS
- a CDS encoding M24 family metallopeptidase; translation: MSESTRLEITAAEHAGRRARLAQRLQDEGLDAICVFGPVRVAYLTGFHFAATERPVGVVLSDTGEVTTLLPALEETHFAQQCPDLPAPLTYPEYPGGGTGRHPLSVLADHLRARFPAARRIAADHDGYENRWGYRGPALSALLGQPVHPGLELIDDLRMVKSAAEIELIREACRWGDHAHRVMQNSIAPGANELLVSHGASLQATRDMLAALGERYVPKSREGLPANAMFISGANTAHPHGLHQSVGVMAGDVLVTGAYGTVGGYESELERTMHVGDPTPEFERYFAAMLGAQNAGLAALRPGRTCAQVEADVRAFIEDQLGMTALVRHHTGHAFGLEGHEHPFLDLDDHTPVEPGMIFSIEPGLYVPGLAGFRHSDTVLVTETGSELLSVYPRELADLIIPA
- a CDS encoding peptide ABC transporter substrate-binding protein, whose protein sequence is MSRNIRFTHSASRNALRTLTATAILLGGMAAAQQRGGTLTVGLGYDIDTLNVYSTGFLGDVQAAVVEGLVAPDAKANYVPVLATQVPTVRNGGIKIAPDGKSMTVTYRLRSGVKWSDGEPLTSADVKFTWEAVKNPKFIAESKDGTEDIASIDTPNATTVVVNYKRVAPDFMSTLFTFGILPKHTLDGKDLNTDTYNEKPLGTGPFKVKEFKRGQYVILERNPYYWRKDSKGVQLPYLDGMVFKIIPDSNTLVTQLRTGEVQLAYGIPYSQVTQLDNVPGLKVVKNSVLSWQHLDFNLKTIDAFKDPNVRKAFAYALNKSAVSKALGGYPTPINTVVVPVFSYTNPAVPKYDYNLARAQQLLDAAGWKVGSDGIRVKDGKRMSFKIMAQAGRSTDEDAEQVIIASLKQAGIELQPDNKSGVAFRDARYKGNYDLFYGGWITSADPTYSVFFGSKGVNNGQGYASAKIDAILARAESTLDPAQRTAALREFQTELMTDLPSIPVTSNPSMIAVTEKLGGFVPNPTNMTNFVNTSGWYLNK
- a CDS encoding Gfo/Idh/MocA family protein, encoding MSGQESGQRLGVGVIGAHAWAESAHLPGYHAYDRARLVAICDTVPERAHALAAKFGIERVYTDHRDMLRDPEVQMVDVCTPTDTHLPLSLDAIRAGKHVLSEKPLAHDAADAFMAAREAQKAGVRTKLGFTFRYSPAIRQIHTWIKDGTLGEIYHVHGLEQNSQFLDPHFPLRQVPRGADFGALIPSSIVGYGSHLIDLVRWCVGEYANVIGSMSNFVPERVVRGHGDGLQRIRVEDGTVALAEFASGAQGMLQTSYIAVGNYPGVELRVYGSKGAAVARLVEENGVAETLRFATPDQVEFRDVTLPESALPPGTTLNTPWPELYYRNLVRHFVDEILDGTHAECTFYDGAKSQETVNAIVQSYRERRWVSLPLYPDEHQPEGERA
- a CDS encoding ABC transporter permease; translated protein: MNATHLLKRLLGTVPLLLGVSLLLFGVLHLAPGGPLDVYADNPSVSPEALAQMRTAFGLDQPLPVQYVSWVTAFFTGEWGYSIRTARPVTQEIAERIGPTLILGGTSFVLSLLIALPLGIVSAVRRYSGVDYLITFLSFLGVSMPVFWLALMLQLLFAVQWRLLPSAGIQTIGSDSVLDLIHHLILPACILAFASVAGWSRYMRSSMVEVLGQDYVRTARAKGLTAGRVVVHHALRNALIPIITVVALDFATILSGAVITETIFAWPGIGRLFIESMNGRDYPVLMALMMAGSFALILSNLLADLAYAAVDPRIRYE
- a CDS encoding ketopantoate reductase family protein, with protein sequence MKITIIGAGAIGGLAGAWMTEAGHDVTLVDRWAEHIDALKQHGLRVDGVRGERQYTVRALHPHELQGPLEAVLIATKSQHTLDALESVLPHFGPDTFVVSYQNGFNEPDIIARLEAAGVGGRERVMGSIPNYGGALVDPGYIEFVHEGPIQLGEMTGERTPRLAELAAALGALTEVQLSDNIWGQIWAKEVYSAQVVFSALADASVTETLGVERYARVAGAVVREALEIAEANGITVEAFDFFDPANYKPQTPEDTEKLLANIRHAIWLLKKDQKPATHQFKKKGSGIWWDIVYRGRPSEVRSSNGKLVAYAERVGADARLNAKLCEMIYEIEDGTRPLGFHNYDELEGYVQSLGKALP
- the opp4C gene encoding oligopeptide ABC transporter permease; amino-acid sequence: MSDATLPTTRRRPADTPWRLFLRRFLRHRLAVTGLVVLCVLGLLAIFAPQIAPYAFDGQDLNIMGQPQPPSRAHLMGTDQLGRDAFTRVLYGARVSLAVGLASALLATLVGTLIGSLAGYYRGVIDSVLMRVTDVVLCIPLLPLVILLSGMLRPNVALLVGIIGILGWMGTARLVRGQFLSLREREFVEASRALGGSNNRIMFRHILPNALGPIIVATTLAVGSGIMLESALSFLGLGVQPPTPTWGNLLNYASQWLQSAPWLALFPGLMILITVLAVNFLGDGLRDALDPRS